The following proteins come from a genomic window of Limnohabitans sp. 103DPR2:
- a CDS encoding heavy metal sensor histidine kinase produces MLPRLSLTHRLTLFFTLVASSVVLGLGGLFMAAADQHFVDLDRGALQDKQHLIGEIIASSRSSKDLDRRLDESLNHHHGLFVRVSSGDGRILFQTEGYPAADRLQLPPDVNPLMALMWWRRGQQEFRHQQFQAEAQYAPGIQLTVSLAMDTAHHQHFLNELLNALGLYALAAIVVSGLLGWAAVYYGLAPLRAIKAHAAAVTAQRLQPCMPVQSVPIEMADLAKTLNQMLERLQDDFQRLSEFSSDLAHELRTPISNLLTQTQVTLTSKRENEVYKDVLASNAEELQRLARMVSDMLLLAKTERRVDLPHKEDFMAADEVQALIDFYEAVADDKSIALTLEGNGPVQGDRLMFRRALSNLMSNALRYAPSGSCVKITVASRTNCTDISVENSGEDIDPLLMPRLFDRFYRVDQARSHLGSDGVGLGLAITKAIVEAHGGSVYASSARGITRFTLTFPH; encoded by the coding sequence GTGTTGCCTCGTCTATCGTTGACCCACCGGCTTACGCTTTTTTTTACCCTGGTGGCCTCCAGCGTGGTGCTGGGTTTGGGCGGGCTATTCATGGCTGCGGCGGATCAACACTTTGTTGACCTTGATCGCGGTGCACTGCAAGACAAGCAACATCTCATTGGCGAAATCATCGCAAGTAGCAGATCCTCCAAAGATTTGGATCGCCGGCTCGACGAATCGCTCAATCATCACCACGGACTTTTCGTGCGCGTCAGCAGTGGTGATGGGCGAATCCTCTTTCAGACCGAGGGTTATCCTGCGGCTGATCGTCTGCAGTTGCCTCCGGATGTGAATCCTTTAATGGCTTTGATGTGGTGGCGTCGCGGACAGCAGGAATTCCGACATCAGCAATTTCAGGCAGAGGCGCAGTACGCGCCAGGAATTCAACTCACGGTCAGCCTTGCCATGGATACGGCCCACCATCAGCATTTTCTAAATGAGCTTTTGAACGCACTAGGCTTGTATGCGCTAGCAGCAATCGTCGTCAGCGGTTTGCTTGGATGGGCAGCGGTCTATTACGGCCTCGCTCCACTAAGAGCCATTAAGGCGCATGCTGCTGCCGTAACCGCCCAGCGTTTGCAGCCTTGCATGCCGGTTCAGTCTGTGCCAATCGAGATGGCTGATTTGGCGAAGACGCTCAACCAGATGCTAGAGCGGCTCCAGGATGACTTTCAGCGATTGTCTGAGTTCTCTTCCGACTTGGCTCATGAACTTCGGACGCCAATCAGTAACCTGCTCACTCAGACTCAGGTTACTTTGACTTCCAAGCGTGAGAACGAGGTTTACAAGGATGTTCTTGCTTCAAACGCCGAGGAGTTGCAGCGACTGGCTCGCATGGTGTCTGACATGTTGCTGTTGGCTAAAACCGAACGCAGGGTGGACCTACCGCACAAAGAAGACTTCATGGCCGCAGATGAAGTCCAAGCGTTGATCGACTTCTACGAGGCTGTGGCAGACGACAAGAGTATTGCTCTAACCCTGGAGGGGAACGGCCCGGTGCAGGGCGACCGCCTTATGTTCCGGCGTGCATTGAGCAATCTCATGTCGAATGCGCTACGTTACGCGCCTTCAGGCAGTTGCGTAAAAATCACTGTTGCCAGTCGGACGAACTGCACCGACATCTCAGTTGAGAACAGCGGCGAAGACATTGATCCGCTCTTGATGCCACGATTATTTGACCGCTTCTATCGCGTGGACCAAGCGCGCTCGCATCTCGGCTCAGATGGGGTGGGGTTGGGACTTGCCATCACCAAGGCGATAGTGGAAGCACATGGCGGCAGCGTCTACGCCAGCTCTGCCCGCGGCATCACTCGATTTACCTTGACGTTTCCTCATTGA
- a CDS encoding heavy metal response regulator transcription factor, which yields MKILIVEDEPKTGEYLRQGLNEAGFVADLAVNGTDGLHLALHSEYNLVVLDVMLPELDGWQVLASLRRRGLDMPVLFLTARDQVEDRVKGLELGADDYLVKPFSFAELLARVRTILRRGRGGGVDSNTLRTADLELDLLRRRVTRGGRRIDLTAKEFGLLELLMRRQGEVLPRSLIASQVWDMNFDSDTNVIEVAMRRLRIKIDDGQAVKLIQTVRGMGYVLEVPQEP from the coding sequence TTGAAAATACTCATCGTTGAAGACGAGCCGAAGACCGGCGAATATTTGCGCCAGGGACTGAATGAGGCTGGATTCGTCGCGGATTTGGCTGTCAACGGCACCGATGGGCTGCATCTGGCCCTGCATAGTGAATACAACTTAGTAGTTCTTGACGTGATGCTTCCCGAACTCGATGGCTGGCAAGTGTTGGCCTCATTGCGTCGGCGCGGGTTGGACATGCCGGTGCTATTTTTGACCGCACGCGACCAGGTCGAGGATCGCGTCAAGGGTCTTGAACTGGGGGCTGACGACTATCTGGTCAAGCCATTTTCTTTTGCGGAGCTTTTGGCACGGGTGAGAACAATTCTTCGCCGTGGGCGCGGAGGTGGAGTGGATAGCAACACCCTGCGCACGGCGGATTTAGAACTGGATTTGCTGCGACGTCGCGTTACGCGAGGTGGGCGCCGGATAGATCTGACCGCAAAGGAATTCGGTCTCCTCGAATTGCTGATGCGCCGACAAGGTGAGGTATTACCACGCTCCTTGATTGCGTCTCAAGTGTGGGATATGAACTTCGATTCCGACACGAATGTCATCGAAGTGGCAATGCGACGCTTGCGAATCAAAATCGACGATGGGCAAGCGGTCAAATTGATCCAGACAGTACGGGGCATGGGATACGTGCTTGAAGTGCCGCAGGAGCCCTGA